Proteins encoded together in one uncultured Desulfosarcina sp. window:
- the ade gene encoding adenine deaminase has translation MDLKTIIATARGDAPADLLLTGARIVNVFSGRIVQGSVAIKDGTIVGFGDHEAAEIVDLEGRYLAPGFIDAHVHIESSMACITEFARAVAPCGTTTVVADPHEIANVLGAAGIEYMLRSAEDQPMDCLFALPSCVPATDMETAGARLGADDLEPFFDHPRIVALAEMMNYPGVIFGDADVLAKLNLARSRRRAMDGHAPGVSGSQLHAYTATGIASDHECTRAEEALEKLELGMHIMVREGTCARNLDALFPVIGEHTWRRMMWCTDDRHPHDLLAHGHVDDIVRKAVAKGLDPVRAICMGTLNPADYFGIADAGAIAPGRKANLVVFSDLADIRAEMVFHRGRCVAEKGKMHPAVQRPEAVNVPPSMNLDASLLDFSIPAKGTRMRVIRAIADQVVTRCEIKEVKTENGLAVADVANDVIKMAVVDRYTGEARTGKGFVAGLGLQSGAIASSVAHDSHNIIVAGTDDADMRAAAAAVVEMKGGFAVACDGKTLATLPLPVAGLMSDRPVATVRQRMDAAIAAAKELGCRLSDPFMTLGFLALPVIPDLKLTDQGLVDVTRFEIVPLFV, from the coding sequence CACGAGGCTGCCGAAATCGTCGACCTGGAAGGCCGCTATCTGGCCCCCGGATTCATTGACGCCCACGTGCACATCGAAAGTTCTATGGCCTGCATCACCGAATTCGCCCGGGCCGTGGCGCCCTGCGGCACCACCACGGTGGTGGCCGACCCCCACGAAATCGCCAATGTGCTGGGCGCGGCGGGCATCGAATACATGCTACGATCCGCCGAGGACCAGCCCATGGACTGCCTGTTCGCCCTGCCCTCCTGCGTGCCGGCGACCGATATGGAAACCGCCGGAGCCCGGCTCGGGGCCGACGACCTGGAACCCTTTTTCGACCATCCGCGCATCGTGGCCCTGGCCGAGATGATGAACTACCCCGGCGTCATTTTCGGCGATGCGGACGTATTGGCCAAGCTGAACCTGGCCCGCAGCCGCCGCCGGGCCATGGACGGCCACGCCCCGGGCGTCAGCGGATCGCAGTTGCATGCCTACACGGCCACCGGCATCGCTTCGGACCACGAATGCACCCGCGCCGAAGAGGCCCTGGAAAAACTGGAGCTGGGCATGCACATCATGGTACGCGAGGGCACCTGCGCCCGCAATCTGGACGCCCTGTTTCCCGTCATCGGCGAGCATACCTGGCGCCGCATGATGTGGTGCACCGATGACCGCCACCCCCACGATCTGCTGGCCCACGGCCACGTGGACGACATCGTTCGCAAGGCCGTGGCCAAGGGCCTGGACCCGGTGCGGGCCATCTGCATGGGCACCCTAAACCCCGCCGACTATTTCGGCATCGCCGACGCCGGGGCCATCGCTCCGGGCCGCAAAGCCAATCTGGTGGTTTTCTCCGATCTTGCCGACATCCGCGCCGAGATGGTGTTTCACCGGGGCCGATGCGTGGCCGAAAAGGGCAAAATGCACCCGGCGGTGCAGCGGCCCGAAGCGGTGAACGTGCCGCCGTCCATGAACCTGGATGCAAGCCTTCTGGATTTCTCCATACCGGCAAAGGGTACGCGCATGCGCGTGATCCGGGCCATCGCCGACCAGGTGGTCACCCGCTGCGAGATCAAGGAAGTGAAGACGGAAAACGGTCTGGCCGTGGCGGATGTGGCCAACGATGTGATCAAGATGGCCGTGGTGGATCGGTATACGGGCGAGGCCCGCACCGGCAAAGGTTTTGTTGCCGGGCTGGGGCTGCAAAGCGGCGCCATTGCCTCCAGCGTGGCCCACGACTCCCACAACATCATTGTTGCCGGAACCGACGATGCAGACATGCGGGCGGCCGCGGCCGCCGTGGTGGAGATGAAAGGCGGTTTCGCCGTGGCCTGCGACGGCAAAACCCTGGCCACCCTGCCCCTGCCCGTGGCCGGTCTCATGTCCGACCGGCCGGTGGCCACCGTTCGGCAACGGATGGATGCCGCCATTGCCGCAGCCAAGGAACTGGGCTGCCGCCTCTCCGACCCCTTCATGACCCTGGGCTTTCTGGCCCTGCCGGTGATCCCCGACCTGAAACTTACCGATCAGGGGTTGGTGGATGTCACCCGGTTTGAAATCGTACCGCTGTTTGTCTGA